ATTTTTGGAACcctaaggattttttttttttttttggagttggGTTTAATCTAGGGTTTCGATAAGTCGATGGAAACCGTGGTCACCAGATCGGAGCGGCGAGGGCGGAAAAGGAGAAGGATCGATGTGCAAACTGTTGCCGTTGATGTACAAGCTGGTGATGAAACAAAGCGGGCAAGATCGAATGTGTTGGTGGGTCAATATGTGTTAAAGGAATTTGAGGGTAACGGAATATTTCTTGGCAAGATTATGTGTTATGATGGTGGATTGTATAGAGTTGATTATGAAGATGGGGATTGTGAGGATTTGGAAAGCAGTGAACTTTGCAGCTTTATTATGGAGGATGCttattttgatgatgatttgaCTGAAAGGAGGAAGAAATTGGATGAGTTGATattaaagagaaagaatatTTCAGCAATGAAATTGGTGGAGTCTGGGAATGGTGTGGAGAGAGTAGAAGCATCGTTGGTCAGTGACTTGAGTGATATGCCCATTCATGAAGTTGATAGTGTAGAACTGGATGGTGAAGCAGACTCGTCTAGTGATTCTTGTGAATATGCACGGGATCGAGAATTTGGCTCAGATGCTGAAACTCCAATGGTGCCACCACCACAATTGCCTCCTTCATCAGGGAATATAGGTGTGCCGGAGGAGTATGTGTCACATCTTTTCTCTGTGTATGGTTTCTTGCGCTCATTTAGTATTCGTCTGTTTTTGAGCCCATTTGCACTCGATGATTTAGTGGGGTCGCTTAATTGTACTGTTCCAAATACCTTGTTGGATGCAATTCATGTTGCTCTCTTGCGGGTGGTAAGACGGCATCTTGAAGCTTTATCTTCTTCTGGGTCAGAGATTGCATCAAAATGCTTGTGGTATTTATACTCTCTTATCAtatcttttctttgtttaattatgGAAATCCAACGTGTTTTTTTGCTTATTAGGTAAGATTGAATAAAGAGTGTATCGTCTTATTACGGATAATGTTTTGGTGGGTGTTAGTGTTTCACTAGTTTCCCTCTTGTTCAAtgccaaattttatttattataccaAGTGCTTATAACGATGCTTTAATTCAGGGAGATCTTCATATGCGAATAAAATATCTTGCCCATTCGTTTGTTGACTGAGgaacatagttttaaaaggcgcaAAGTACGCCTAGGCTCAAGGTGCGCTTAGAGTGCGCCTAGGCTCAAGGTGCAACCACTTGCTAGCTATAGTGCTTTGCTTCCCAAGACATGCACCTTGTTGAAGAGGCGTGCCTTGTCTactttacttttcatttttaaacacttttattcttaaaatttctaattgtatattaaaatttatataatttcattactttttttgttgaattttttcttttaaatgtttaaaattttaacttttttattgattgaattggattttggatcatattttataaaattgatatgcatacTAGGTCAGGTTTTggcatttaaggggactccccttaatgtgattcagTTGGATTGGATAGCGGTGTGTTCTCCTTAGGGATTGGTCCTTAGTGGgagttcttttgtttttgtgttttttcctgtattttagttgtctttggtgggaggatttctcatccttcttcttgtacttctttttatattaatatatctttgtggcgtttccaatcaaaaaaaaaaaaaatactaggtCAGGTTTCACTTCACTCAGGCGTGTGCCTTGTGTCCAAGTTGTAGGATACTTTTGTGCCTTAGGTGCGTCTtgtgccttttaaaactatgctgAGTAATTGAGGAAAAGAGATGAAAATAGAATATGAATATATCTTTTAACTTGCTTGAgtggaaaattttgttttattgggTCCTAATAAAAACCTAATGCTATGTTTGGGAACTTTTCTTGAAACcacccccccttttttttttgagaaaaaagaaaacatgagaaCACAACaggtttttgagaattgttcTGAATATAAAGTGTTTTCTGGAAATGTATTCTAGttgttttaacttgttttttgggttttttctttttcaaataattatacaaatttgaagaatgattgaaaataaagcacTATGGATAAAGTTTGTTTTAAGACATATttggaaacaaaagaaaataggttgaaaacatttcaaattcccaaACATACTTCTATTCTAGAAAATTTAGagaattgcttttgaaaattgttctcaaaaactgttttttaagaACTGTTTCCAAAAGCATTCCAAGCAGGCCCTTAATTTCCTCCTTTTACATTTTCTTATAGCAGCCAAATGGAGCATGGTTCATCTTGGAAGCAGTTAATACCACTTTATGTTTTCTCCTtgttaaaacatatattttctataagatGCTTTTGTTGTCCAATTCTCATTGATAAAAgctataattgattttatactGTTACCTGCAGGTGCATTGATTGGAGCTTGGTCGACACATTAACTTGGCCTGTTTACTTGGTCCAATATCTAACGATAATGGGATATACAAAGGGACTTGAGTTGAAAGGTTTTTATGCTGATGTATTAGACAGGGAGTATTACACCTCATCTGCTGGTAGGAAgttgattattttgaaaatcttgtgTGATGATGTCTTAGACTCCGAGGAGCTACGAGCAGAGATTGACATGCGTGAGGAATCTGAAATTGGAATAGATCCTGATTCAGTTACTAATTTTCCCCCTGAAAATGGGCCAAGAAGGGTCCATCCCAGATATTCCAAAACTTCTGCTTGCAAGGATCAAGAAGCTATGCAAATTATTGCAGAAAGCCATGAGACGAAGTTATCTCGTAACTCAAATTCTTTGGGTTTTAAAACCACTGAACTGGATGTGAATGCAGCTGATGATCAAGATGTGAATGGTGATGAGTGTCGGCTCTGTGGCATGGATGGGACCTTGCTTTGTTGTGATGGGTGCCCATCGGTGTATCATTCTAGATGTATAGGTGTGAGTAAAATGTTTATACCAGATGGACCATGGTTTTGCCCAGAATGTACGATTGACAAGATTGGGCCAACTATTACTGTGGGAACATCGCTAAGAGGAGCAGAAGTTTTTGGAATTGATGCATTTGAGCAAGTTTATTTGGGTACCTGCAATCATTTACTAGTGTATGTTCTcaacaacttttattttaacCCCCATCTTTTTTGAAGTAATTTATATAACTCAAACATCTCATGGACCTACATGGTGGTATTGGAGTCATTTAGACCTCTATATGCAGGACATATGGCCACTAGATTCAAGTCCCCATATAGTTAGATTACCCTTTCAGTCCAGtttagtttctatttctttttctattgttCCTCATCCTTGATTTATCTCTTGAATCAATGTGGTTGGTTTTTTATATCTGTTGAAATCTATGGTTGCAGGCTCAAGGCTTCTATTGATGCAGAAACATGTGTGAGATATTACCACCAGAATGACATTCTCAAAGTCATTCAAGTACTTTATTCATCTGAGCAATATGCAGCCTTATATTCAGGAATATGTAAAGCAATTTTGAAGTATTGGGAAATTAAAGAGAATGTATTGTTGGTGCCTGAAATTGTTGAAATGGATCCAACTTTAGCAAACAAAAAGGATGGTGCAACAATTCGCCCTTTATCACTTCCTCCTCCTGGCATTGTAAACCAGAAAGTTCTAGATACAGTAGTTGAAGGCGAGAACTGCTTGAGTAGTATAACagaaagtaatataaaaaatgtagcAGTATCATGTATTGAGACCTCGTGGGATACAATGACCAGAACTGGCTACCTTGGTCTTCAGAGGAACAGTGATACTACAGCAAAACAAATTTGTCCCCTTATGATCCCAAAGCCGCCTGAGCAGATTAAAATGGAGTCTACCATGTCAACTAGTTCAACTAGCCAGCAGGTTGATCGATCTGATTTAACTCAGCAAAGTTTGGCTGACAGGTCAAGTGGGATAGACTTTGCTACATGTCTCTCAGGAAACAGCAACAGCAGTAACAGTGGATATATGACTGGTGTGTGTTTTCCAGAGAACTTGTCTTCTCAAAGTAAAAGTGGTAACCTTAGAATTGTTGGCAGAGTTAAGAGAAatacagttgatgattgcacATACATGGGTGCTTTCTTCAAATCTTATGCATACATAAATAATTATGCCCATGGTGATTTTGCTGCGAGTGCTGCTGCTAATCTGGCCATTCTTTCATCAGAAGAAAATCGGGTTTCTGAGGTTCAGGCTTCAAGTAATCCCAGGAAAGTCTTGTCTGCTAACATCTCCCTGCAGGTAAAGGCTTTTTCATCAGTAGCAAATCGTTTTTTCTGGCCAAATTCTGAGAAGAAGCTTGTGGAAGTTCCAAGGGAGAGATGTGGTTGGTGTCTTTCTTGCAAGGCTTCTGTTTCAAGCAAGAGAGGATGTCTATTAAATTCCGCTGCCTTGAATGCCATTAAAGGTGCCATGAAGATCCTTGCTGGAATTCGCCCTTTGAAGAATGTAGAGGGGAATCTTCCTAGTATCGCaacatatattttatacatGGAGGAGAGTTTGTCTGGTCTAGTAGTTGGCCCATTTTTGAGTGCAACTTGTAGAAAACAATGGCGCAGACGAGTAGAACAAGCTTCAACCTACAGTGTGATAAAGGCCCTCTTGCTTGAAGTAAGTCATCTCCTTTCTGGTGTGTTTCCAGCATGTTACATTCCAATTTTATTCACCTACTAATGAAGCTTCTGGTGATGAAACACTTGCTTGGTGTtgatttctattaatttttattttttaggtgtCCTATATTTATTGCTTTTCTATTATATACAAATATGCCATCAATTTTTTTAGCAGaaacaaacattttcattaaaaaattagaatacaAGAGAACGATGAGAAATCctttctaataataaaaaacctgATAGAAAACAGAGGAATAGATGTGCACTCCAATAGACATCAAACAACTCAACATtgctattttaatattttgatctaCATATCAAaatccaatcaagttgaataATGTTGAGAGGATGCACATGAAAGTTGTAGTAGTAGAGGCCTAAAAAGAT
The sequence above is drawn from the Vitis riparia cultivar Riparia Gloire de Montpellier isolate 1030 chromosome 6, EGFV_Vit.rip_1.0, whole genome shotgun sequence genome and encodes:
- the LOC117915914 gene encoding DDT domain-containing protein PTM-like isoform X1 — translated: METVVTRSERRGRKRRRIDVQTVAVDVQAGDETKRARSNVLVGQYVLKEFEGNGIFLGKIMCYDGGLYRVDYEDGDCEDLESSELCSFIMEDAYFDDDLTERRKKLDELILKRKNISAMKLVESGNGVERVEASLVSDLSDMPIHEVDSVELDGEADSSSDSCEYARDREFGSDAETPMVPPPQLPPSSGNIGVPEEYVSHLFSVYGFLRSFSIRLFLSPFALDDLVGSLNCTVPNTLLDAIHVALLRVVRRHLEALSSSGSEIASKCLWCIDWSLVDTLTWPVYLVQYLTIMGYTKGLELKGFYADVLDREYYTSSAGRKLIILKILCDDVLDSEELRAEIDMREESEIGIDPDSVTNFPPENGPRRVHPRYSKTSACKDQEAMQIIAESHETKLSRNSNSLGFKTTELDVNAADDQDVNGDECRLCGMDGTLLCCDGCPSVYHSRCIGVSKMFIPDGPWFCPECTIDKIGPTITVGTSLRGAEVFGIDAFEQVYLGTCNHLLVLKASIDAETCVRYYHQNDILKVIQVLYSSEQYAALYSGICKAILKYWEIKENVLLVPEIVEMDPTLANKKDGATIRPLSLPPPGIVNQKVLDTVVEGENCLSSITESNIKNVAVSCIETSWDTMTRTGYLGLQRNSDTTAKQICPLMIPKPPEQIKMESTMSTSSTSQQVDRSDLTQQSLADRSSGIDFATCLSGNSNSSNSGYMTGVCFPENLSSQSKSGNLRIVGRVKRNTVDDCTYMGAFFKSYAYINNYAHGDFAASAAANLAILSSEENRVSEVQASSNPRKVLSANISLQVKAFSSVANRFFWPNSEKKLVEVPRERCGWCLSCKASVSSKRGCLLNSAALNAIKGAMKILAGIRPLKNVEGNLPSIATYILYMEESLSGLVVGPFLSATCRKQWRRRVEQASTYSVIKALLLELEENIRIIALSGDWVKLVDNWLVEASVTQSATSATGSTQKRGPGRRSKRLSGVSEVADDRCLDKDFTWWRGGKLSKHIFQRGIFPRSAVKKAARQGGSRKIPGICYAEVSEIPKRSRQVIWRAAVEMSKNASQLALQVRYLDLHIRWGDLVRPEQNIQDVKGPETEASAFRNAFICDKKIVENKIRYGVAFGNQKHLPSRVMKNIIEVEQIQDGNDKYWFYEMRIPLYLIKEYEESVETLLPSDKQPSNVLSKLQRLQLKASRRDIFSYLMRRRDNLDKCSCASCQLDVLLGSAVKCGACQGYCHEDCTISSTIQSTEEVEFLITCKQCYHAKTPTQNENSNDSPTSPLPLLGREYQNPATAPKGSRLKDYSQPLPYVRAPENCSNMQQTAAGSSLATKSRRKPCSWGLIWKKKNVEDSGIDFRLKNILLRGNPDTNWSRPVCHLCHQPYNSDLMYICCETCKNWYHAEAVELEESKILEVVGFKCCKCRRIRSPVCPYMDQELKKVEVKKPRLRTSKSGNPGMDSISGPIFEHLKEWEPNTPMSQTEEEVVEDDDPLLFSRSRVEQITEHDTEVDFERNAAGPGPQKLPVRRHMKRENEVDGLSGNDQCQIESNHHLNTAELASSSHLEWDASIDGLEDEMIFDYENMEFEPQTYFSFTELLASDDGGQLDGIDASNWENLSYGISQDKVPEQCGMGTSCNQQQPTNFEEPAVNIMQCRMCSKTEPSPSLSCQICGLWIHSHCSPWVEESSWEDGWRCGNCREWR
- the LOC117915914 gene encoding DDT domain-containing protein PTM-like isoform X2, translated to METVVTRSERRGRKRRRIDVQTVAVDVQAGDETKRARSNVLVGQYVLKEFEGNGIFLGKIMCYDGGLYRVDYEDGDCEDLESSELCSFIMEDAYFDDDLTERRKKLDELILKRKNISAMKLVESGNGVERVEASLVSDLSDMPIHEVDSVELDGEADSSSDSCEYARDREFGSDAETPMVPPPQLPPSSGNIGVPEEYVSHLFSVYGFLRSFSIRLFLSPFALDDLVGSLNCTVPNTLLDAIHVALLRVVRRHLEALSSSGSEIASKCLWCIDWSLVDTLTWPVYLVQYLTIMGYTKGLELKGFYADVLDREYYTSSAGRKLIILKILCDDVLDSEELRAEIDMREESEIGIDPDSVTNFPPENGPRRVHPRYSKTSACKDQEAMQIIAESHETKLSRNSNSLGFKTTELDVNAADDQDVNGDECRLCGMDGTLLCCDGCPSVYHSRCIGVSKMFIPDGPWFCPECTIDKIGPTITVGTSLRGAEVFGIDAFEQVYLGTCNHLLVLKASIDAETCVRYYHQNDILKVIQVLYSSEQYAALYSGICKAILKYWEIKENVLLVPEIVEMDPTLANKKDGATIRPLSLPPPGIVNQKVLDTVVEGENCLSSITESNIKNVAVSCIETSWDTMTRTGYLGLQRNSDTTAKQICPLMIPKPPEQIKMESTMSTSSTSQQVDRSDLTQQSLADRSSGIDFATCLSGNSNSSNSGYMTGVCFPENLSSQSKSGNLRIVGRVKRNTVDDCTYMGAFFKSYAYINNYAHGDFAASAAANLAILSSEENRVSEVQASSNPRKVLSANISLQVKAFSSVANRFFWPNSEKKLVEVPRERCGWCLSCKASVSSKRGCLLNSAALNAIKGAMKILAGIRPLKNVEGNLPSIATYILYMEESLSGLVVGPFLSATCRKQWRRRVEQASTYSVIKALLLELEENIRIIALSGDWVKLVDNWLVEASVTQSATSATGSTQKRGPGRRSKRLSGVSEVADDRCLDKDFTWWRGGKLSKHIFQRGIFPRSAVKKAARQGGSRKIPGICYAEVSEIPKRSRQVIWRAAVEMSKNASQLALQVRYLDLHIRWGDLVRPEQNIQDVKGPETEASAFRNAFICDKKIVENKIRYGVAFGNQKHLPSRVMKNIIEVEQIQDGNDKYWFYEMRIPLYLIKEYEESVETLLPSDKQPSNVLSKLQRLQLKASRRDIFSYLMRRRDNLDKCSCASCQLDVLLGSAVKCGACQDWYHAEAVELEESKILEVVGFKCCKCRRIRSPVCPYMDQELKKVEVKKPRLRTSKSGNPGMDSISGPIFEHLKEWEPNTPMSQTEEEVVEDDDPLLFSRSRVEQITEHDTEVDFERNAAGPGPQKLPVRRHMKRENEVDGLSGNDQCQIESNHHLNTAELASSSHLEWDASIDGLEDEMIFDYENMEFEPQTYFSFTELLASDDGGQLDGIDASNWENLSYGISQDKVPEQCGMGTSCNQQQPTNFEEPAVNIMQCRMCSKTEPSPSLSCQICGLWIHSHCSPWVEESSWEDGWRCGNCREWR